The genomic region CGACGCTGATCGTGCATGGCGACAACGATGCCAGCGCGCCGTCGAGCTGACCGGTGCGAAGACGGCAAAGCTGATCAAAGGAAGCAGGCTCGCCGTCTATGAAGGCGCCCCGCACGCGTTGCCGCTGACGCACAGCGCGCGCTTGATGGCTGACCTGCTGGCGTTCATGGATGCTTAGCTCGCGCGCGCGATGTCGGCGCGGATCGAGCGCGCCGCCCAAACGAACAGCAGCGCGCCGAGCGTGGTCGTGACTGCCGCCGACAGCAGCGAGTAGCGATTGGCGCGGCCGCTTGCGGTGCGACATCGACCATGACTTCCTCCCCCGGTCTTCTTTGTTGTTGCTTGCGTTGTTGCTTGCGCGCGCGCCTTACGCCTCGCGGATGTAGTTCCCTGCCTCGAATTCGATCGGCCTCGTGTCGGCGTCGAACGACACGCCGATCGGGTCGCGGCCGCTGGCCATGGCCTCGAGCTGGTCGGAGAGCATCCGGCGGATCATCAGGATGCCGCGGTCGCTCTGGCCAAAATGCTCTTCGGAATGGATCGTCACCGCTCCCTGGCCGACCTGGGCCTCGTAGTCGCCGGGGAACTGCTGGTGCTCGGCCTCGGTCATGTCCCACCAGAACTTGCCGTTGAACTTCGAGCGCATCCGCCCGATATCGCCCGCGTTCTTGACCCGGCCGGCGACGTAGATGCGAAACGAGGTGTCGTCGATCGGCAAGGTCCAGCCGATCGATTCGACGCGCGCGAACTGCGCGACGCGTGGATTGGGCACGACGCGGAGTGTCGGGAGGGCGGCCTCGGTGACGCGATAGAACACCTTGCCGTCGTCCTGCCTGCGGATCGAACGCACCGCGACGCCGCGCGGCGACATCTCGAACCTCACCTCGGGCATCGAGGCCATCATGTTGGTGAACTGCGGCCCTGAGAACGAGCCGTGCAGCACCGGCACATGGTAGGGGTCGGCGACGTTCTCGAAATGCTGCAGCCAGTTGCAGGGGATCACGGCAGGGCCGCCGCCGCCGATCGAGGAATCGTCGGCCTCGACGAACTCGCCGTCGTCCATGTTTTCCAGGCATTCGTAGCGCGGCAGCACCGGCCGTTTCTCGGCCGGCCCCATATAGGCGAAGATCAGGCCGTAGCGTTCCTGCACCGGATACCAGGGCTGGCGCACCTTGTCCTTGAACAGGCCGCCGTCGGGCTCGCAGGGTTGTTCGAGGCAGCGGCCCTCGGTGTCGAACTTCCAGCCGTGATAGCAGCAGCGGATGCCGTCTTCCTCGACCTTGCCGTAATAGAGTGTGGTGCCGCGGTGGCAACAGCGCGCATGCAGCAGGCCGACCCGGCCATGCCGGTCGCGGAACAGGATCACGTCTTCGCCAAGCGCGCGGACTTTTCTGGGGATATCGCTGGCGTCACCGTTGAGGCCGACCGGGTGCCAATACCGACGCAGCAGCTCGCCCATCGGCGTGCCGCGGCCGACCGAGGTGAGCTCGGTCCGGATGCTGGACGGCTTCATCGCATAGGCCGTGCCGAGATCGCGGTCCCGCTGGGTGATCGTCACGTTGTCCTCCCCCGCCGCTGGTCTGGTGCCGGCGGCTGATCTATCGTTGACCAAGTCAACGATAGATCGATGACAATGTCAACGATATCGTTCAGCTTGGCAGCGCGCGGCTTTGTTGGCAGAGGTTGGTGATGACCGAGAAGCTCAGGACTGAGAGGGCCTTGCCGCCGGAGGCCGTTGTCGATTCCGAACTGGCGCCGATCACCGCGATGATGTCGTCGCGGCTGATGGTGCTGGCGAACCTGCTCAGGCGCGGCGCGATGCTGCGCTACAAGCGCCTGACCGGCCTGTCCTCGGTGGAGTTCGGCCTGGTGGCCTCGCTCGGCCGGCGGCCGCCGATGAGTGTGGTGCGGCTCGCCGAGGCCGTCGGCATGGACAAGGGGCAGATCAGCCGGGCACTCGCCGAGCTCGTGGCGCGCAAGCTGGTGACGAAGGCAGCCAATCCGCGCGACAACCGGGAGACTTTGGTCTCGCTTACCAAGGCCGGCCTGGCCGCCCATGATGCCATCGTGGCCGGCGCGCAGGAGCGGAACCGGCGCCTGTTGGAACAGCTTGCGCCAGGGGATCTCGAGCTGCTGCTCGGACACATCGATCGGCTCACCCTGACCGCCGCCGAGATGCTCGCGGCCGAACGGGGGCTGGGCTGATATGGCAAGAGCGCAGGGCACAGGATGGCCGCCGCAGCGTTGCCCATGGAGGCAAGCGCATCCGCCTGATGAGGCCAAGAGCCCGCGGGAAGGACGGTAAAAGCGTCAAAATAGCTTGTCTTGCGCCCCCTGTTGCGCTGCGCTAAAGCCTCAAGAACAATTCCAATCAACGAATCTGCGGCACGTCCGAAACCGCAGCAAGAAGGCCTCGCCGATGACCGGCATCCTGCAGAATTATCTTCCACTTGTGGTCTTTATCGGAGTTGCGAGCCTGATCGGTCTGGCGCTCCTGATCGCGCCGTTCCTGGTCGCGTTCCAATCGCCGGACCCGGAAAAGCTGTCCGCCTATGAATGCGGATTCAACGCTTTTGACGACGCCCGCATGAAGTTCGACGTCCGCTTCTATCTGGTGGCGATCCTCTTCATCATCTTCGACCTCGAAGTGGCGTTCCTGTTCCCGTGGGCCGTGGCGTTCGGAAAGCTCGGCGCCACCGGGTTCTGGTCGATGATGGTGTTCCTGGCCGTGCTGACGGTCGGGTTTGCGTATGAATGGAAGAAAGGCGCGCTCGAATGGGATTGAGCCCCACCGCCGCAACCTCCCGGCCGGCGATAGCCAAATCAGAGATCGCCATGGCTCCGAAGGGTATTCTTGATCCGTCGACCGGCAAGCCGGTCGGCGCCAATGATCCGTTTTTCCTCGAGGTCAATCACGAGCTGTCCGACAAGGGCTTCTTCGTCGCCGCGGCCGATGACCTCATCACCTGGGCGCGCACCGGCTCCCTGATGTGGATGACCTTCGGTCTCGCCTGCTGTGCGGTCGAGATGATGCAGGTCTCGATGCCGCGCTATGACGTCGAACGCTTCGGCTTCGCACCGCGTGCCTCGCCGCGGCAATCCGACGTGATGATCGTCGCGGGTACCCTGACTAACAAGATGGCGCCCGCGCTGCGCAAGGTCTACGACCAGATGCCGGAGCCGCGCTACGTCATCTCGATGGGCTCCTGCGCCAATGGCGGCGGCTACTACCACTATTCCTATTCGGTGGTCCGTGGCTGCGATCGCATCGTGCCGATCGACATCTACGTGCCGGGCTGTCCGCCCACGGCGGAAGCGCTGCTCTACGGCGTGCTGCTGCTGCAGAAGAAGATCCGCCGTATCGGCACCATTGAACGCTAAGGTTTCAGGTATGGACGACGGCAAGCTCGACGCCCTTGGGCAGACGATCGTGAGCGCGCTTCCGGGCGCGGCCACGGCGCACTCGGTCGCGTTCAATCAACTCACTATCGACGTCGAGATTGGCAGAATCGTGGACGTCGCCAGGTTTCTGCGTGACGATCCCGGCTGCCGCTTCGTCAACGTCACCGACGTGACCGCGGTCGACTATCCGAGCCGCGAGAAGCGTTTCGACGTCGTCTACCATCTGCTGTCGCCGACGCTGAACACGCGCATCCGTTTGCGCGGGCAAGCCGACGAGACCACGCAGGTGCCGTCGATCATCGGCGTCTTCCCCGGCGCCGACTGGTTCGAGCGCGAGACCTACGACCTCTACGGCGTGATCTTCACCGGTCATCCGGACATGCGCCGCCTGCTGACGGACTACGGCTTCGACGGCCATCCGCTGCGCAAGGATTTCCCGCTCACCGGCTTCGTCGAGGTTCGCTACGACGACCAGGAGAAGCGGGTGCTGTATGAGCCGGTCCGGCTCAACCAGGAATTCCGCAAGTTCGATTTCCTTTCGCCCTGGGAAGGCGCGGACTATCCGCTGCCCGGCGATGAAAAGGCCAAGGCGGAGCCGAAGCCATGAATGAACAGCCGCAAAACCTTCGTAACTTCACCATCAACTTTGGGCCGCAGCATCCGGCGGCGCACGGCGTGCTGCGCCTCGTGCTGGAGCTCGACGGCGAAGTCGTCGAGCGCGTCGATCCGCATATCGGGCTGCTTCACCGCGGCACCGAGAAGCTGATCGAGCACAAGACCTATCTGCAGGCGATTCCCTATTTCGACCGGCTCGACTACGTCGCGCCGATGAACCAGGAGCATGCGTTCTGCCTCGCGGCGGAAAAGCTGCTCGGCATCACGGTGCCGCGCCGCGGCCAGCTGATCCGCGTGCTGTATTGCGAGATCGGCCGCATCCTGTCGCATCTGCTCAACGTCACCACGCAGGCGATGGACGTCGGCGCGCTGACCCCGCCGCTGTGGGGCTTCGAAGAGCGCGAGAAGCTGATGGTGTTCTACGAGCGCGCCTCGGGCTCGCGCATGCACGCGGCGTTCTTCCGTGTCGGCGGCGTGCATCAGGACCTGCCGCCGAAGCTGATCGACGACATCGAGGCGTGGTGCGATCCGTTCCTCAAGGTGGTCGACGACCTCGATCGGCTGCTCACCGGCAACCGCATCTTCAAGCAGCGCAACGTCGATATCGGTGTGGTGCCGCTGAAGGAAGCCTGGGAGTGGGGCTTCTCCGGCGTGATGGTGCGCGGCTCGGGCGCAGCCTGGGACCTGCGCAAGTCGCAGCCCTACGAGTGCTACGCCGAGATGGATTTCGACATTCCGATCGGCAAGAACGGCGACTGCTACGACCGCTATCTGATCCGCATGGAAGAGATGCGCCAGTCGGTGCGCATCATGAAGCAGTGCATCCAGAAGCTCAAAGCACCCGACGGGCAGGGTCCGGTGGTGGTCGAGGACAACAAGATCGCGCCGCCGCGCCGTGGTGAGATGAAGCGCTCGATGGAAGCGCTGATCCATCACTTCAAGCTCTACACCGAAGGCGTGCACGTGCCGGCCGGCGAAGTCTATGCCGCGGTCGAGGCGCCGAAGGGCGAGTTCGGCGTCTACCTCGTCGCCGACGGCACCAACAAGCCCTACAAGTGCAAGATCCGCGCGCCGGGCTTCGCCCATCTGCAGGCGATGGATCACATCTGCAGGGGCCATCTGCTGGCCGACGTTTCCGCCATCCTGGGCTCGCTGGACATCGTGTTCGGCGAGGTCGACCGGTGACGATGTCCGCATCCGCACCGCGCGCAATGAGAGTTTGATCGATGTCCGTCCGCCGCCTTGCCCCGAAGGAATTGCAGCCCGCGAGCTTCACGTTCACGGACGAGAATCTCGCCTGGGCCAAGAAGCAGATCGAGAAGTATCCGCCGGGACGGCAGGCTTCGGCCGCGATCGCGATCCTGTGGCGCGTGCAGGAGCAGCATGACGGCTGGGTCTCGGAAGCGGCGATCCGCGCCGTCGCGGACCTGCTCGAGATGCCGCATATCCGCATGCTGGAGATCGCGACCTTCTACACCATGTTCCAGCTCTCGCCGGTCGGCAAGAAGGCGCATGTGCAGGTGTGCGGCACCACGCCGTGCCGGTTGCGCGGCGCCGCCGACCTGATCGAGGTCTGCCAGCACCGCATCCATCACGATCCCTTCCAGCTGTCGAAGGACGGCAACTTCTCCTGGGAAGAAGTCGAGTGCCTGGGGGCCTGCGTGAACGCGCCGATGGTGCTGATCTGGAAGGACACCTATGAGGATCTGACCAAGGAAAGCTTCGGCAAGGTGCTCGACGGCTTTGCCGCCGGCAATCCGCCGAAGCCGGGCCCGCAGATCGACCGTCAGTTCTCGGCGCCCGCGGGCGGGCCGACGACGCTGAAGGAAACCACCTGATGCGGGGCTTTCAGGTGCTGGCAAACGGGCAGGAAAACAAGGCAGGAAGGGGCGCTGCGATGAAGGCCTGGCGCACGATCGCCCTGCATACCGCTGTCGCGGCCGGCTTCATGTTCCTGCTGCAACGCTACGGCCTGAGCGCCACGCTGGAATCCAGCCTGTTGTGGGCCATCGTGTTCGGCGGCTGCGCCGCCGGGCTCGCTTATTCGCAAGCCAATCGGTGATGTTCGGAAAGTTTTGAGCATGCTCGACGACAAGGACCGCATCTTCAAGAACCTCTACGGCCTGCATGATTGGGGCCTCGAGGGCGCGCGCCGCAGAGGCGCCTGGGATGGCACCAAGGGGATCATCGACAAGGGGCGCGACTGGATCATCAACGAGATGAAGGCGTCCGGCCTGCGCGGCCGCGGCGGCGCCGGCTTCCCGACCGGCATGAAGTGGTCCTTCATGCCGAAGGAATCCAAGGACGGCCGTCCGAGCTACCTCGTCGTCAACGCCGACGAGTCGGAGCCCGGCACCTGCAAGGACCGCGAGATCATGCGGCACGATCCGCATCTCTTGGTCGAAGGCTGCCTGCTCGCGAGCTTCGCGATGGGCGCGCATGCCTGCTACATCTATATCCGCGGCGAGTTCATCCGCGAGCGCGAGCGGCTGCAGGCGGCGATCGACCAGGCCTATGAGGCCAAGCTGGTCGGCAAGGACAACGTCAACGGCTGGCCGTTCGACATCTATGTTGCGCACGGCGCCGGCGCCTATATCTGCGGCGAGGAGACCGCGCTGCTCGAGAGCCTCGAGGGCAAGAAGGGCCAGCCGCGGCTGAAGCCGCCGTTCCCGGCCAATGTCGGCCTCTATGGCTGCCCGACCACCGTCAACAACGTCGAGTCGATCGCGGTCGCGCCGGACATCCTGCGCCGCGGCGCCGCTTGGTTCGCCGGCATCGGCCGGCCGAACAATGTCGGCACCAAGCTGTTCTGTATCTCCGGCCACGTCGAGCGGCCCTGCAACGTCGAAGAGGCGATGGGGATTCCGTTCCGCGAGCTGATCGAGAAGCATTGCGGCGGCATCCGCGGCGGCTGGGGCAATCTGAAGGCAGTGATCCCCGGCGGCTCGTCGGTGCGCATGGTGCCGGCCGAGCAGATCATCGACACGCCGATGGATTTCGACTCTTTGAGCAAGCTGCGCTCGGGCCTCGGCACCGCGGCGGTGATCGTGATGGACAAGTCGACCGACCTGATCCGAGCGATTGCGCGCATCTCCTATTTCTACAAGCATGAGAGCTGCGGCCAGTGCACGCCGTGTCGCGAGGGCACCGGCTGGATGTGGCGCGTCTTGACCCGCATGGCCGAGGGCCGCGCCCACAAGCGCGAGATCGACATGCTGCTCGAGGTTACCAAGCAGGTCGAGGGTCACACCATCTGCGCGCTCGGCGACGCCGCGGCATGGCCGATCCAGGGCCTGATCGCGCATTTCCGTCACGAGATCGAAGAGCGCATCGACCAGTATTCGCACAAGGCCGATCTCGACGATCAGGGCGTGCGCGATCCCATGCACATGGTAGCTGCGGAGTAATGCTGGCGATGACGCAACAGGCCGCATGGTGGCAGAAATACGGGACGCTTGCGCAGATGGCGCAGGCGACCGTAGCGCTGCTCGGCTTTGTTGCAATCCTGCTGCAGATCAACGAAATCCGCACCTCGAACCGCGCCTCCAGCGCGCGTTCGGCGTTTCTCGGCTACACCGATCTCGCATTCCAGAATCCGAAGTTCGCTCAGCCCGACTACGAGGCCATCAAGGCCGCCGGTCGCGAAGAGCGGTCCCAATATGAGAGTTTTGTCTCGTACTTCCTCTATGCCTGCGAGGAGACCTTTGCCGCATTCGCGGAAAAGCGCGAATGGCAGGTATCGTGTGACTACGACCTGAAACCGCATCTGCCGTTCCTCTGCGAGAAGAACCAGGCGCAGCCTGCGTATCTCGCGACCTACGGCGCCGACACCCAGCAATGGGTGAAGACCTCATTGAAAACCGCGAGCGTCGCACCGCCGGACTGCAAGCTCGGAAAGACTTGAGACAGACATGAGCAAGATCATCGTCGATGGCAAAGAGATCGATGTGCCGCCGGAGTACACGCTGCTGCAGGCGTGCGAGGCGGCCGGCGCCGAGATTCCGCGCTTCTGCTATCACGAGCGGCTGTCGATCGCCGGCAATTGCCGGATGTGCCTGGTCGAGGTGAAGGGCGGCCCGAAGCCGGTCGCGAGCTGCGCCTGGGCCGTGCGCGACTGCCGTCCGGGCCCGAAGGGCGAGCCGCCGGAGATCTCGACCCGTTCACCGATGGTGAAGAAGGCGCGCGAAGGCGTGATGGAGTTCCTGCTGATCAACCATCCGCTGGACTGCCCGATCTGCGACCAGGGCGGCGAGTGCGATCTGCAGGACCAGGCGATGGGCTACGGCGTCGACACCAGCCGTTTCGCCGAGAACAAGCGCGCGGTCGAGGACAAGTATCTCGGCGCGCTGGTCAAGACCTCGATGAACCGCTGCATCCAGTGCACGCGCTGCGTCCGCTTCTCCGCCGAAGTCTGCGGCGC from Bradyrhizobium elkanii USDA 76 harbors:
- a CDS encoding NuoB/complex I 20 kDa subunit family protein gives rise to the protein MAPKGILDPSTGKPVGANDPFFLEVNHELSDKGFFVAAADDLITWARTGSLMWMTFGLACCAVEMMQVSMPRYDVERFGFAPRASPRQSDVMIVAGTLTNKMAPALRKVYDQMPEPRYVISMGSCANGGGYYHYSYSVVRGCDRIVPIDIYVPGCPPTAEALLYGVLLLQKKIRRIGTIER
- a CDS encoding NADH-quinone oxidoreductase subunit D, which gives rise to MNEQPQNLRNFTINFGPQHPAAHGVLRLVLELDGEVVERVDPHIGLLHRGTEKLIEHKTYLQAIPYFDRLDYVAPMNQEHAFCLAAEKLLGITVPRRGQLIRVLYCEIGRILSHLLNVTTQAMDVGALTPPLWGFEEREKLMVFYERASGSRMHAAFFRVGGVHQDLPPKLIDDIEAWCDPFLKVVDDLDRLLTGNRIFKQRNVDIGVVPLKEAWEWGFSGVMVRGSGAAWDLRKSQPYECYAEMDFDIPIGKNGDCYDRYLIRMEEMRQSVRIMKQCIQKLKAPDGQGPVVVEDNKIAPPRRGEMKRSMEALIHHFKLYTEGVHVPAGEVYAAVEAPKGEFGVYLVADGTNKPYKCKIRAPGFAHLQAMDHICRGHLLADVSAILGSLDIVFGEVDR
- the nuoE gene encoding NADH-quinone oxidoreductase subunit NuoE — protein: MSVRRLAPKELQPASFTFTDENLAWAKKQIEKYPPGRQASAAIAILWRVQEQHDGWVSEAAIRAVADLLEMPHIRMLEIATFYTMFQLSPVGKKAHVQVCGTTPCRLRGAADLIEVCQHRIHHDPFQLSKDGNFSWEEVECLGACVNAPMVLIWKDTYEDLTKESFGKVLDGFAAGNPPKPGPQIDRQFSAPAGGPTTLKETT
- a CDS encoding NADH-quinone oxidoreductase subunit C, yielding MDDGKLDALGQTIVSALPGAATAHSVAFNQLTIDVEIGRIVDVARFLRDDPGCRFVNVTDVTAVDYPSREKRFDVVYHLLSPTLNTRIRLRGQADETTQVPSIIGVFPGADWFERETYDLYGVIFTGHPDMRRLLTDYGFDGHPLRKDFPLTGFVEVRYDDQEKRVLYEPVRLNQEFRKFDFLSPWEGADYPLPGDEKAKAEPKP
- a CDS encoding aromatic ring-hydroxylating dioxygenase subunit alpha, with translation MTITQRDRDLGTAYAMKPSSIRTELTSVGRGTPMGELLRRYWHPVGLNGDASDIPRKVRALGEDVILFRDRHGRVGLLHARCCHRGTTLYYGKVEEDGIRCCYHGWKFDTEGRCLEQPCEPDGGLFKDKVRQPWYPVQERYGLIFAYMGPAEKRPVLPRYECLENMDDGEFVEADDSSIGGGGPAVIPCNWLQHFENVADPYHVPVLHGSFSGPQFTNMMASMPEVRFEMSPRGVAVRSIRRQDDGKVFYRVTEAALPTLRVVPNPRVAQFARVESIGWTLPIDDTSFRIYVAGRVKNAGDIGRMRSKFNGKFWWDMTEAEHQQFPGDYEAQVGQGAVTIHSEEHFGQSDRGILMIRRMLSDQLEAMASGRDPIGVSFDADTRPIEFEAGNYIREA
- the nuoF gene encoding NADH-quinone oxidoreductase subunit NuoF, coding for MLDDKDRIFKNLYGLHDWGLEGARRRGAWDGTKGIIDKGRDWIINEMKASGLRGRGGAGFPTGMKWSFMPKESKDGRPSYLVVNADESEPGTCKDREIMRHDPHLLVEGCLLASFAMGAHACYIYIRGEFIRERERLQAAIDQAYEAKLVGKDNVNGWPFDIYVAHGAGAYICGEETALLESLEGKKGQPRLKPPFPANVGLYGCPTTVNNVESIAVAPDILRRGAAWFAGIGRPNNVGTKLFCISGHVERPCNVEEAMGIPFRELIEKHCGGIRGGWGNLKAVIPGGSSVRMVPAEQIIDTPMDFDSLSKLRSGLGTAAVIVMDKSTDLIRAIARISYFYKHESCGQCTPCREGTGWMWRVLTRMAEGRAHKREIDMLLEVTKQVEGHTICALGDAAAWPIQGLIAHFRHEIEERIDQYSHKADLDDQGVRDPMHMVAAE
- a CDS encoding NADH-quinone oxidoreductase subunit A, giving the protein MTGILQNYLPLVVFIGVASLIGLALLIAPFLVAFQSPDPEKLSAYECGFNAFDDARMKFDVRFYLVAILFIIFDLEVAFLFPWAVAFGKLGATGFWSMMVFLAVLTVGFAYEWKKGALEWD
- a CDS encoding MarR family winged helix-turn-helix transcriptional regulator, translated to MTEKLRTERALPPEAVVDSELAPITAMMSSRLMVLANLLRRGAMLRYKRLTGLSSVEFGLVASLGRRPPMSVVRLAEAVGMDKGQISRALAELVARKLVTKAANPRDNRETLVSLTKAGLAAHDAIVAGAQERNRRLLEQLAPGDLELLLGHIDRLTLTAAEMLAAERGLG